The Anopheles gambiae chromosome 2, idAnoGambNW_F1_1, whole genome shotgun sequence genomic sequence CAGGATCGCCAATGTGATATCCTACCAGTAcagagtacacacacacgcacaccacctCGTTCGTTACCAGAACACAACCTTCTTTATTTGCTGCTCAACTCCGACTGACTTCAACCATCATACATCgcattctttctctttcttactCTAGGATCCCACACGAAACACGTTCGAAACAAACGAGGACGCTTCGCGAGCCGGTGTTTgtgaaatttatattttgtgattttaaaGTGATTTAAAGTGTTTCAGAGAAGAAAATGGACCAAATAAAGCAGTTGAAGAAGAGTGGGCTCTTAAGGAAGCGAGCACTGGCAAGGATGGGTGGAATGAAGAAGAAATGGGTGGCTGAAAATCAACCCGGTCCGAGTACGAGTATGGAAGTGCAAGGTAAGCGATTTTCATCATCTTTTACGCACGTTAAACTCGGTATCAAGTTTAAATTTAATAgttgttttaaaaagaaaccATATTTATCTGTGTGTAGCTCTGAGTATACGAAGTGCGTATACTATTTGTGCATTTTGATGCACGCTCTGGGCCGGTGACCGTGCgagtttttgcaaaacatttctGACCGTTTTTAAGTTTTGCGTCAGACCGCAAACTCAAAAGTGTTTAGCTGAACGCACAAATCACAAATGCACTAATTTATGTACGCTTTTATGGACGTATTTAGTAATAAAGTCTTTTAGTTTCAGGTCCGGAAGCTGTGGTTGATGGCGTTGCTGAGGAGTGCCTGATGGATTTCCCGTtgtcggaggaggaggatgtaCTCATTTTAtccgatgatgaagatgaggaTGAAATAATCGAATACATCGAGAACGAGAGCGAAGAGGATGATAAAGATGAAGAAGATCATCTACTGAATGAGAAAAATAATAGTCCAGCTCAACATCTGATGGCCAAGCGGTTGAGAGTTTGGGCTTTATCTCAAAAGCTACCTAATTTAGTATTGAATGATCTTCTTCGCTTGGTTCGCGAAACAACGGACATTCCTCTTCCTCTCGATTCTAGAACGCTCCTTAAGACACCGGTTGCTGTGGGCAAGGAAACATACGCGGTAGCTGGCGGTGAAATGTGGTATCATGGCATTGCGAAAAGTATGCAAAGTTGTTTCCGGTAAGACAGATTGTGCTTAGCTTGATAACATGTACCATGTAAATAACTAATGCATAGGTAACATCTACTGTGTTTCATTTTAGGAATCTGACTCCTACGGTGAACGAAATATTAATAAACATATTCGTAGATGGGCTACCGTTATTTAACAGTGGGCCAAAACAGCTATGGTCCATATTGGTGAAGCTTGTAAACGTCCCAGAAGCTCCCATATTGGTGGTTGGCGTGTTTTGTGGCTTATTCAAACCGGAAAATGTCGAGGACTACTTGCGCCCACTCGTTGATGAATTGAATCGCCTACACGATGACGGAATTgttatcaacaacaaaaaaataaaaatcacccTTAAAGCTTTCCTGGCAGATTCTCCAGCACGAGCATTCATCAAAGGTAAGCAATGTAGAATAATACAGAGCTAAATAAGTTAACAATATTTATGTGTCTTTTTTCCAGGTGTAACATACTTCAACGGCGCTTGCGGTTGCATAAAGTGCAAAATCGTAGGAAAATTTGACAAGAGCGCACGGAAGATATTTGAAAGCGTTGCTGAGGAGAGGATCGACGATGATTTTCGCGATGGAAACTACCCAATAGGACACCAGAAGCACCATACTCCGTTATTAGACTTAAAAGAATTTAATATAGTAGTTCAGATGTCAATTGCAGACGATCTACACTTGTTTCATCTAGGGGCATTGAAGAAATTGCTTAAGGGTTATTATAAAGGAGGTTATAAAGGGTTTTCAGCATGGTCAGCAGCAGAGCAGGAAGAGATAAACAAGATTTTAGCTAGAATAGAATTGCCAGCAGAGATACATCGAGGTGTTAGGTCTTTAAAATATGTGGATTATTGGAAGGGGACCGAATTCCGGtcttttttaaatcatataAGTATCCCTTTGTTCTTAGGAAGAATCCACGATTCAGCGTATGATCATTTTAAACTTATTTATGTAGCTCATACTTTCCTTTCGCATTCTTTCTTCAAACAATATTGGACATACGCTGGTCAATTATtagaaaaatttgttttagaCTACAGTTCAATATACACCAAATATAATTTAACTAGTAATGTCCATAACCTTTTACACGTCACAAAAGATGTTCAAAATTTAGGTCCCCTTCCAGAAATTTCAACATATGATTGTGAGAATACGCTGCAGTTTATAAAAAGGCTAGCTAGACCAGGACCGAGAATATTAAATCAAATAGTTTGCAGGCTTGCTGAGCTTAGGGAAACACAAGTAGCAGttagaaaggaggaaaaacagtATCCCATTTTCAAATGCAGAGGAGAGGAAGTCATTTTATTCGTTAAGGAAGGTTTAATGCTAAGGAAAGGTAATAGGAATGGATGGTTTTTGACGATGGATAGGGAGATCATCAGGTATAGTGCAGCATTAGAAGAATCTGGAAAGGTTTACATAATAGGACATTaattaaagaagaagaaagtcaGCTTTAGTACTCCGTGTAGTTCAGATATCATATTTAATTACGAAGGTGAAATAGCAGATTTATCAAAAGAATTAGGTAGGGTTCCTATAGATAGTGTGATGTGTAAGCTTGTAGCAATTTCATTAGATGAGGGAATAGGGTATCATTTCAGTCCATTACTACATACTTTAGCTGAATAGGTTAGATAGGGTTTCATTAAGATAGATTAAGACGTTTTAATTGTTCCATGCAAGGCAGCAATGCTTCgacaattttccttttttttctttttcagctGGCTAGCAAATGCTTTGACGCTTTTATGCATCTTTGAACTCCTATCCCAACCTCCACGTGGTGCTAGCAGGATTATATTTATTGCAGAATTTGTTACATTAATTCTGAAATTTTTATAAACTAATAGGAAAGGGGGCTTTTAAAACTGTTAATATAAAGGACTAATAAACGATGATTAGAACATGTCAAATATATAAATACTAGCAGTTCGGTTATTTTATTAAACTAGTAGCATTTTTATCAATTGAAGGAAAGGGGTTTTCTATGATTTGAGCTAGTTGGAACCTGGCAGTTGGGTGATTTTCATTAATAAAATATGAGCCAATTGGTATGAAAGATCATGGTTTCATTAGAACGAAGTTAACGATTGTTGTAAAAGTTAATTTGTTATTCAAGTATATAGATCTTATTACTTACATAACTAGTTAACAAACCATCACATCTTTTAACAAATTCATCTTTGTCATCTTTTTAcaataatttgattttgttaatCACAGCAATTCTtcggtttttcgtttttttgcttcgcttgCAGTCAACGCATTCCATAGTTTCTTCATAAGAAACTTTTTTACTATTGTATCCGTAGCCTCAAGATAATCGTTAGCTCCTACAACTCTAAATAAGTGAAGTACGTATATAAATCGATTAAAATCTATCTTACGTGCACCTACACTACTTTTTCCCGACcaactacttcttcttcttcttcttctttgggtcaacaaccgatgtcggtcaaggcctgcctgtacccacttatgggcttggctttcagtgactaattggttccccccatagcaggatagtcagtcctacgtatggcggcacggtctatttggagattgaacccatgacgggcatgttgttaagtcgtacgagttgacgactgtactacgagactgGGTCCAACTACCAACTACAAGTAGACAAAAATTTGCGATCGAACATTACTTCTAAAACTAAGTTGAGTTTACCTTCTATATCTTTAACACTtgtaacataaaatataaGTTTTTGTGCAGTGTCTAACAAAAAGAGGCTAtccgattttaatttttcgttAAAACCTGCttcatcaaaaaaaaaaattaatagaCACTTTTCTGGCTGTGGCATTTTTGTGATACATTGTATCGTAAATTAAATCTACCTTCATTGACATTTCTATCATAATCTCCGTCAAAACTTCCACGGAAAAGGGattacaggcgtcccccgagttacgaccccctcgagttacgacgattcgcagatacgacgattttgattttgacagttaaaagttgtcattgacaagaaatttatgtatttttttgaatatctggGCTCATAACCGTTATACAttacatttccaaagattgcACAACTACCGTATCTTGAATATATATATTGTGTAcggttttttaaatataattattacattatcgaacattatttttaataaaatacacgatatcataaattccaattcttcaacttcggttataaactttatattcttAGATATTCGatatacgactttttcgacttacgccttgctttgggacattttttcggtcccaaatacagtcgtatctcgggggacacctgtagtAGATGAAGGCAAATTCGTTTTAGGTGTTTCTATTTGTACAGATGGAAGTACGGGAAGACGGGATTTCGACAAATCACTGGTATTAGAAATAGATCCAGAAGATTGAGGCAAATTCAAAGGTTCCACAATTGGTCGGTAGACTGTGTGAAGGACCGGAAGGGGCTTATGGGGTGCCTTAAAACTAGAGGAAGCAGATGAGTTTGTTTGCCTAGTAGGAAGACGTGTTTTCGATGAAGCACCAGCGTCGAGCAAATTGTCTAACGGACGGGGTACACATGCATTTTGTACTAAAGGGCTGGTTTCGCTGATTACAAGCACAGGAAGTCGGGATGTAGTTAGTGTGCCAGATCTGGAACAGGAGGAGGAAAGCGATTTTGATGGCATTATTTTATCACTTCGCGAAATGACATTGGATGATGCAACTGGCACATGATGTGGTTCAATGGTTTTAGAATCCATATctaaaagaaacgaaaaacatgTAACATTATTTTGTTCACTGATAGCGTAGGAAGATGTGTGCCCCCCAGTAGCCGACAACAGTGACCACGAGAACAGCGCAACACCGGTAAGGTTAATACTTCTAATTTCTACTTACAGTCTTCTCTGTCTTTTCTCCAAATACAGCAATCAAGCAAGCAAAATCACAGCATGGCAGATGGGATGCGAGAAGATCCGCCTACAAATCACAGCACTCACAAAAGTAAATAAAGATGGCAAGCCAAGCCGGGTGCGCACagtaaggcggcgctctagcagcaatcgaacacgacatccgacacgaacaaacccatataatcatatggaggtgcactgtcagacacaaacaaacaaacaagacaaacatgtcaaatcccatacatttttcatgttcgatgtcgtgttcgattgctgctagaacGCCgggtaacacacacacatatcgacATTGACAAAGCGCGTACGTAAAAGCGCGGCTTTTTTATGCAATCTTCGAATCGAAAATGACAttcgaaaacaatttcgaatGTGTGAAACTATACAATCCTTGGTAAAAACGTACCTTGGTTTATGTTCCCCTTGATGCATTCAAAATGACAGCAAACCTCTTGTTTTGCTTAAATCAAGAGGTTTTgagcaaggtgtgtttattaaggaggtgaattgttagcgcgttttccgggcgccatcattgagtattgttatgtcaaatcgcatacaattttctatacccccctccagcccaccccgattttaataccggagcccccagtattgttatgtcaagtcgtgaaatgtcaatttgctctgaagcacttcacctcctaatatccatacaccttggttTTGAGGTGAATTTGTGGTGAAAATTGTTATATGGGAAGCCAAGTCGGGTGCGcacagtaacacacacacacatattcacaTTGACAAGACGCGTAAATAAAagcgcggtttttttttatgcaatcTCCGAATCGAACATGACATTCTAAAACAATTTCGAATGTGTGAAACTATACAATCCTTGGTAAAAACGTACCTTGGTTTATGTTCACCTCGATGCATTCAAAATGACAGCAAACCTCTTGTTTTGCTGAAATCAAGAGGTTTTGAGGTGAATTTGTGGTGAAAATTGTTATATGGGATGTTTTTCCACGATAGCTAGATGTCCGAACATTTCGAAGTCTCTATGCGTGACAAAAAAGAGAATTTAACCatcgacaaaccgacgtgacactggtgttacaaaagtgtcccactccaaggtgtgtttattaaggaggtgaattgttagcgcgttttccgggcgccatcattgagtattgttatgtaaaatcgcatacaattttctatacccccctccagccctccccgattttaataccggagcccatagtattgttatgtcaagtcgtgacatgtcaatttgctctgaagcacttcacctcctaatatccatacaccttgggccttccgataaaatcaaggtggattcaaaatatcaggtggtggattagggcctttgggggatcgccatagttgagggactttacgtcattttaaaaccgttaaccattagtttccgcacacaaagcttagcaaatagaacagatttctttgttattatgtgcatttttgtgtgtctattgattttagcGAAAAAATTGAGATATataaacaaaagatttgatgatttgtttctgcatgaaatttaaaatcatgtgagtaagagttctaatctcacgtaaattgtccatgcggctcgtggATAATAaggaattaatgtgaaaattgaaaaaaaataatgatttcttcatttttatcatcaaaaaagtcaaaaacacaatgaattatagaataaattctcggaataacacaaaataacacattttaatccatgttttaatgttaaataagaactcgaaaagtccaaaatatatttttaaacaatatttaatcAAAAAAAATGGGGCAGATAAAttttatgaacaaatttaataaatgtaaacaaagtttgaatcctggggaccttacgtcaagtgacgaattgtcaaaatgcactagagtccaccacctgatatttttaaatccaccttggataAAATCGCTTCtgaccgtagcaatagacgatgcgcaatctcagattgcgcatatatttatctgtcaaacggatcggtttgatatatttatctgtcaaaaaatattaatatatctcggacatataatcttgaaaatttatgtgcaatcttggcgcaatctgaaattgtatggaaatgacgtttatagctcagggttggctacgcgaaatgacatatgttttgataaaacgaatatatgcgcaatctgagattgcgcatcgtgtattaatacggtgaTGGAGCACAGACCAAGGTGTTAtgaatgacaaggtgaagttgttcagagcaaaatgacatttctcgacttgacatttctcttccacgggctccggtataaaaatcggggagggctggtgcggggtaatgaaatttgtatgcagagagtgacagatgtcccccacaatgtcgttcagcaaaagcgataaaaatcaaccttctaaatacattatccttggcaCAGACACTGGCCTTAGGTCTTAGGGGAATGTTTAACGGGCATTACGAGGCCTCATGCGAGCCTGCAGGCTCTTCGAATTTGTTTAGCGGGATATGAATTTGCTCTGAataacttcaccttgtcatattcatacaccttgagcGGGATTATCTAGAATATGTGTTGATCTAGCTGGCAGCACGGTCATTTCGCATTACCTTGATGAATTGTTCATTTTGCCATTTGTTTGACGCTAGAAGTTGCATTTAACTAAGTAATTGAAGTGGGTGcaaaagtaaagcaaaaggACTTGTTTTAGTAAACGTATCCCGTTTTGTTGATTGAGAAAGACACAAAAGCTGTTTTCTGATAAACTGTCTTTGTGCATATCATGGTGCGTTTTTGAGTGAGAATGGCGAAGCGACGCTTTTTTTCGTGAAGTGGTAAGAATTAGGAAATCACAACAGGTAAATTTTCTACAAATTGTTTGGTCAATTacgtttttagtttttaatcATGCTGAAAGTATATCAATATCGCTACAGTTACTCAGTGTATGTAAAATAGATGTTGCATCATTGTTTGTTCCATTAATGTAAGTAAAAGACTAGAGTGTACTTTGTTTCGTATACAGCATGTAACGCAAAATGCAAGATGCGGTTTATGAAATCTGACAGTGCCTCAAGGAAAATATCGAATGCAAATGAATTCGTTTGTTGatgtaaatttgaatatcgTTGAAACAAGTAAAGAAAAATGCCTCTTCTTCTGCAAttctattatttaaaattgttatttgttaaaaccatcaactgaaacaaaataactGAAACTCAGAGGTGCGTTCCCGAAAAAGTGTGGCATTTGTTTTAAGCTGTCTTAGGAATACATTAACCGCGTCGCTTCATTAGTATCATAAGTTATCATATTTATGTCCGATATTAGGATACAATTCGtggtgaaaaatgttctgcaaACCATCCTTGGAAGGTACCTTGTGAGGGTGTCAAAATGGCATTGTTAATTTGtatgtgatatttttaatgcattacAGCATTGTACTTTCCCAAGggtcaccagcactcagagatcccTTGAATAAGCGCTTGAATAAGAACccaccggtcaccagcactcagagatccgctgagattgaagctgactttgaagctgagttggcgaaatcccagatagcaaagccgaaggtctttgtatgggagccatcgcgctcatcaaggctcactttttcgcgcgcataaagcaaaatgtgcgCGAATGCGAAAAACCCCGAAAGCGCTTCGTGTggccctctctcgtgtttctagttttaCGGGGCGAGTActggcttcgaacgacgaaatccgttcgacgctcatgagcgaaaaacctcgcggatttctccccatacaaacgggaacgttcgaccccggcaggtagaactcattctttcacgcgcttcccgtccggcaaaatgagtgtattttttgagtgatttgagtgacgctgtcgaaatacagTGTCTCTTCGACCAATGAGTTACCCACtcacgcgagccctcccccaccccacccgcaacgcacggtgcgctctgcagcacggtgtgtttgtgttctttcgagccatgctaccaacacatcaaaagcttgttgtttttcgctttctttcatgcacttattctaaaagcaaacacaaacacggtcatttttggttacattaaacactgtattgaaacataaagtacacactaaagtacacatttagaatccttcatactcacgaatggcgtCATACTGCAAAGTAGCGGGTCGATCCAGGCTGCgagaaacttgtcgacaatctgcgttgcctttgttcagcaaattcttacctgtcgatccacgcactgcatgtgcgtctgtgcacactgtttattcactgCACGCTTTACCAAaacaccggcgcacgagactttgaacgaaatgcgcaccaacgcacaaacactgcgcgcgggacttagaacaaaacacgcacaaccatctccggcaaagcgtcgcgctgtactgctggttttgtacgcgtaggaggggggggacatacggagcgatggttcgatgctgtagtgtaagcgagacaacacgatgtgacgagcagatcCAAGTTggtgagctcgctgaaagaagacacacacattcacagaccgctcgtcaaagcacggtatttgtattggtgttag encodes the following:
- the LOC133391426 gene encoding uncharacterized protein LOC133391426, which produces MDQIKQLKKSGLLRKRALARMGGMKKKWVAENQPGPSTSMEVQVSGPEAVVDGVAEECLMDFPLSEEEDVLILSDDEDEDEIIEYIENESEEDDKDEEDHLLNEKNNSPAQHLMAKRLRVWALSQKLPNLVLNDLLRLVRETTDIPLPLDSRTLLKTPVAVGKETYAVAGGEMWYHGIAKSMQSCFRNLTPTVNEILINIFVDGLPLFNSGPKQLWSILVKLVNVPEAPILVVGVFCGLFKPENVEDYLRPLVDELNRLHDDGIVINNKKIKITLKAFLADSPARAFIKGVTYFNGACGCIKCKIVGKFDKSARKIFESVAEERIDDDFRDGNYPIGHQKHHTPLLDLKEFNIVVQMSIADDLHLFHLGALKKLLKGYYKGGYKGFSAWSAAEQEEINKILARIELPAEIHRGVRSLKYVDYWKGTEFRSFLNHISIPLFLGRIHDSAYDHFKLIYVAHTFLSHSFFKQYWTYAGQLLEKFVLDYSSIYTKYNLTSNVHNLLHVTKDVQNLGPLPEISTYDCENTLQFIKRLARPGPRILNQIVCRLAELRETQVAVRKEEKQYPIFKCRGEEVILFVKEGLMLRKGNRNGWFLTMDREIIRYSAALEESGKVYIIGH